Proteins encoded within one genomic window of Ailuropoda melanoleuca isolate Jingjing chromosome 16, ASM200744v2, whole genome shotgun sequence:
- the SELENOH gene encoding selenoprotein H, protein MASRGRKRKAEVAVVAVAAKQEKPAGGRKAVEEATVVIEHCTSURVYGRNAAALSQALRQETPELPVEVNPAKPRRGSFEVTLLRPDGSSVELWTGIKKGPPRKLKFPEPQEVVKELKKHLS, encoded by the exons ATGGCTTCTCGCGGGAGGAAGCGGAAGGCCGAGGTGGCGGTAGTCGCGGTGGCGGCGAAACAGGAGAAGCCGGCGGGCGGCCGGAAGGCAGTGGAGGAGGCGACCGTCGTGATCGAGCATTG CACGAGCTGACGCGTCTACGGGCGCAACGCCGCGGCCCTGAGCCAGGCGCTGCGCCAGGAGACGCCGGAGCTTCCGGTGGAGGTGAATCCTGCCAAGCCCCGGAGGGGCAGCTTCGAGGTGACGCTGCTGCGCCCCGATGGCAGCA GTGTGGAGCTCTGGACTGGGATTAAGAAGGGGCCCCCACGCAAACTCAAGTTCCCTGAGCCTCAGGAGGTGGTGAAGGAGCTGAAGAAGCACCTTTCGTAG
- the TMX2 gene encoding thioredoxin-related transmembrane protein 2 isoform X1, translated as MAVLAPLIALVYSVPRLSRWLARPYYLLSALLSVAFLLVRKLPPLCNSLPTQREDGNPCDFDWREVEILMFLSAIVMMKNRRSITVEQHIGNIFMFSKVANAILFFRLDIRMGLLYITLCIVFLMTCKPPLYMGPEYIKYFNDKTIDEELERDKRVTWIVEFFANWSNDCQSFAPIYADLSLKYNCTGLNFGKVDVGRYTDVSTRYKVSTSPLTKQLPTLILFQGGKEVMRRPQIDKKGRAVSWTFSEENVIREFNLNELYQRAKKLSKAGDNIPEEQPVASTPTEVPDGESKKDK; from the exons ATGGCGGTCCTGGCACCTTTAATTGCGTTGGTGTATTCGGTGCCACGACTTTCACGATGGCTGGCCCGACCTTACTATCTTTTGTCAGCCCTGCTTTCTGTTGCATTCCTACTCGTGAGGAAGCTACCCCCTCTCTGCAACAGCCTCCCCACGCAACGCGAAGACGGCAACCCGTGTGACTTTGACTGG AGAGAAGTAGAGATCCTGATGTTCCTCAGTGCCATTGTGATGATGAAGAACCGCAGGTCCA TCACTGTGGAGCAACATATAGGCAACATCTTCATGTTTAGTAAAGTGGCCAATGCAATCCTTTTCTTCCGTCTGGATATTCGCATGGGCCTGCTTTACATCACACTCTGCATAG TGTTCCTGATGACGTGCAAACCTCCCCTGTATATGGGCCCTGAGTACATCAAGTACTTCAATGATAAGACCATTGAT GAAGAGCTAGAGCGGGACAAGAGGGTCACTTGGATTGTGGAGTTCTTTGCCAATTGGTCTAATGACTGCCAGTCGTTTGCTCCTATCTATGCCGACCTCTCCCTCAA gtACAACTGTACAGGGCTGAATTTTGGGAAGGTGGACGTTGGACGCTACACTGATGTTAGTACGCG GTACAAAGTGAGCACGTCGCCCCTCACCAAGCAGCTCCCTACCCTGATCCTATTCCAAGGTGGCAAGGAGGTCATGCGGCGGCCACAGATTGACAAGAAAGGACGAGCTGTCTCTTGGACCTTCTCTGAG GAGAATGTGATCCGAGAATTCAACTTGAATGAACTATATCAACGGGCCAAGAAGCTATCAAAGGCTGGAGATAATATCCCTGAGGAGCAGCCTGTGGCCTCAACTCCCACGGAAGTGCCAGATGGGGAAAGCAAGAAGGACAAATAG
- the TMX2 gene encoding thioredoxin-related transmembrane protein 2 isoform X2 gives MAVLAPLIALVYSVPRLSRWLARPYYLLSALLSVAFLLVRKLPPLCNSLPTQREDGNPCDFDWREVEILMFLSAIVMMKNRRSITVEQHIGNIFMFSKVANAILFFRLDIRMGLLYITLCIVFLMTCKPPLYMGPEYIKYFNDKTIDEELERDKRVTWIVEFFANWSNDCQSFAPIYADLSLKYNCTGLNFGKVDVGRYTDVQSEHVAPHQAAPYPDPIPRWQGGHAAATD, from the exons ATGGCGGTCCTGGCACCTTTAATTGCGTTGGTGTATTCGGTGCCACGACTTTCACGATGGCTGGCCCGACCTTACTATCTTTTGTCAGCCCTGCTTTCTGTTGCATTCCTACTCGTGAGGAAGCTACCCCCTCTCTGCAACAGCCTCCCCACGCAACGCGAAGACGGCAACCCGTGTGACTTTGACTGG AGAGAAGTAGAGATCCTGATGTTCCTCAGTGCCATTGTGATGATGAAGAACCGCAGGTCCA TCACTGTGGAGCAACATATAGGCAACATCTTCATGTTTAGTAAAGTGGCCAATGCAATCCTTTTCTTCCGTCTGGATATTCGCATGGGCCTGCTTTACATCACACTCTGCATAG TGTTCCTGATGACGTGCAAACCTCCCCTGTATATGGGCCCTGAGTACATCAAGTACTTCAATGATAAGACCATTGAT GAAGAGCTAGAGCGGGACAAGAGGGTCACTTGGATTGTGGAGTTCTTTGCCAATTGGTCTAATGACTGCCAGTCGTTTGCTCCTATCTATGCCGACCTCTCCCTCAA gtACAACTGTACAGGGCTGAATTTTGGGAAGGTGGACGTTGGACGCTACACTGAT GTACAAAGTGAGCACGTCGCCCCTCACCAAGCAGCTCCCTACCCTGATCCTATTCCAAGGTGGCAAGGAGGTCATGCGGCGGCCACAGATTGA